From the genome of Mesorhizobium japonicum MAFF 303099, one region includes:
- a CDS encoding DUF1236 domain-containing protein: MKHYLSSAAAAIILMGGIGTALADTIVVQPEQETVVREYVKKQPLASVNLLGLELKLGSPVPDKVELREVPNVKYRVAVINDQTVLVDPETRQIVEVLH; encoded by the coding sequence ATGAAACATTATCTTTCGAGTGCGGCAGCCGCGATCATCCTGATGGGCGGCATCGGTACGGCTCTGGCGGACACCATCGTCGTCCAGCCGGAGCAGGAGACGGTGGTTCGCGAATACGTCAAGAAACAGCCGCTGGCGTCGGTCAATCTGCTGGGCCTCGAGCTCAAGCTCGGCTCGCCGGTGCCCGACAAGGTCGAACTGCGCGAAGTGCCTAACGTCAAGTATCGCGTCGCCGTGATCAACGACCAGACTGTCCTGGTCGACCCGGAGACCCGTCAGATCGTCGAAGTGCTGCACTAA
- a CDS encoding outer membrane protein — translation MKLALLCSVAFLAAASPVLAADIVEPVAAMPFSWTGFYGGVQAGGGWNDSRWSGATFDSFNTNGSGGIFGGQIGYNYQINQFVIGIEGDLAGSTVKGDGQCSTALGTTCETKQDYLGSVRGRLGYAIDRILIYGDAGVAFTKYKIAEVDGFHQSFGGGSRVGWTAGLGAEYALTDHWTAGVEWNYYDFGTKSGESDTIPGFFVDNRNTENVVVGKINYKF, via the coding sequence ATGAAGCTCGCACTGCTGTGTTCCGTTGCATTTCTTGCAGCCGCGTCTCCGGTTCTGGCGGCGGATATCGTCGAACCTGTCGCCGCCATGCCTTTTTCCTGGACCGGGTTTTATGGCGGTGTCCAGGCGGGCGGTGGCTGGAACGACAGTCGCTGGTCGGGCGCCACGTTCGACAGTTTCAACACAAACGGGTCTGGCGGCATTTTCGGCGGCCAGATCGGCTACAACTACCAGATCAACCAATTCGTCATCGGCATTGAGGGCGACCTTGCGGGCTCGACCGTGAAGGGCGACGGTCAATGCTCTACTGCCCTGGGCACAACTTGCGAGACCAAGCAGGATTATCTGGGCTCGGTGCGTGGCCGCCTGGGATATGCGATCGACCGGATCCTGATTTATGGCGATGCCGGTGTCGCCTTCACCAAGTATAAAATCGCTGAGGTCGACGGTTTTCACCAGTCATTTGGCGGGGGATCCCGGGTCGGCTGGACGGCAGGCCTGGGCGCCGAATATGCATTGACCGACCATTGGACCGCCGGCGTCGAATGGAATTATTATGATTTTGGCACGAAAAGCGGCGAAAGCGACACAATTCCGGGCTTCTTCGTCGACAATCGCAACACGGAAAATGTCGTGGTCGGCAAGATCAACTACAAATTCTGA
- a CDS encoding SDR family oxidoreductase: MNLSNQKILIVGGGSGMGLALARRCVEAGATVIIAGRSDDRLRQARETLGNPAGLEVAVVDIAREDQVAALFAEVGGLDHIVSTAADIEGAYRLLPELDLKAAQRMVNSKLFGPLLLAKHGAPRLAASGSMTLISGIAAYRPAARGSVVAAVNAALEGLVRALAVELAPLRVNAVSPGWVDTEIWAQVAGDRKAEMLAAMAERLPVGRVGQPEDIADAIFFLIGNGFTTGTTLHVEGGHRLV; the protein is encoded by the coding sequence ATGAACCTTTCGAACCAGAAGATCCTGATCGTCGGCGGCGGCTCCGGCATGGGCCTGGCGCTGGCCAGGCGTTGCGTCGAGGCTGGTGCCACGGTCATCATCGCAGGACGTAGCGACGACAGGTTGCGACAGGCGCGCGAGACACTTGGCAATCCCGCCGGCCTGGAGGTAGCCGTCGTCGACATCGCCAGGGAAGACCAGGTTGCGGCGCTGTTCGCCGAGGTCGGTGGCCTCGACCACATCGTCAGCACGGCGGCCGACATAGAAGGCGCCTACAGGCTGCTGCCGGAGCTTGACCTGAAGGCGGCGCAGCGCATGGTCAACAGCAAGCTCTTTGGCCCGCTACTGCTTGCCAAGCACGGCGCGCCACGGCTTGCCGCGAGCGGCTCGATGACCTTGATCTCCGGCATCGCCGCTTACCGGCCGGCCGCGCGCGGCTCGGTCGTCGCCGCCGTCAATGCCGCGCTCGAAGGGCTGGTGCGGGCGCTGGCCGTCGAACTCGCGCCGCTCCGCGTCAACGCCGTTTCGCCCGGCTGGGTCGACACCGAGATCTGGGCGCAGGTCGCCGGCGACCGCAAGGCCGAAATGCTTGCAGCGATGGCCGAGCGGCTGCCGGTCGGCAGGGTCGGCCAGCCCGAAGACATCGCCGACGCTATTTTCTTCCTCATCGGCAACGGATTTACGACCGGCACGACGCTGCATGTCGAAGGCGGGCACCGGCTGGTTTAG
- a CDS encoding sulfotransferase family protein, with product MTLKLIGAGFGRTGTWSTFAALNRLGLPCYHMQEVIMNKANKGHLDFWRKVANSPPGSQHDWNRVFANYTATVDNPGCCVWKELLAAYPDAKVLLTLHPRGAEAWYESTIDTIYFTENVWQFKILEWLTPFGWKFGDMSRKLIWGRTLDGVMNDRAKAVARYNTYVEQVKAAVPPHKLLVYKVTEGWAPLCDFLGVALPNEPFPNLNDRETIKKIIRDIIKGSYIMLGLAIAAIVAVVAALWWWLG from the coding sequence ATGACGCTCAAACTGATCGGAGCCGGTTTCGGCCGCACCGGCACGTGGTCGACTTTTGCCGCGCTGAACAGGCTCGGCCTGCCCTGCTATCACATGCAGGAAGTGATTATGAACAAGGCCAACAAGGGCCATCTCGATTTCTGGCGCAAGGTCGCCAACAGCCCGCCCGGCAGCCAGCATGACTGGAACCGCGTCTTCGCCAACTATACGGCGACCGTCGACAATCCCGGCTGCTGCGTGTGGAAGGAATTGCTGGCCGCCTACCCCGACGCCAAGGTGCTCTTGACCCTGCATCCGCGCGGCGCCGAGGCGTGGTACGAAAGCACGATCGACACGATCTACTTCACCGAGAATGTCTGGCAATTCAAGATCCTGGAATGGCTGACGCCCTTCGGTTGGAAATTCGGCGACATGTCGCGCAAGCTGATATGGGGCCGCACGCTGGACGGCGTGATGAACGACCGCGCCAAGGCGGTGGCGCGCTACAACACCTATGTCGAGCAGGTGAAGGCCGCGGTGCCGCCGCACAAGCTGCTGGTCTACAAGGTGACCGAAGGCTGGGCGCCGCTCTGCGATTTCCTCGGTGTGGCGCTGCCCAACGAACCCTTCCCCAACCTCAACGACCGCGAGACGATCAAGAAGATCATCCGCGACATCATCAAGGGGTCGTATATCATGCTGGGGCTGGCAATCGCTGCCATAGTGGCGGTGGTCGCAGCGCTGTGGTGGTGGCTAGGCTAG
- a CDS encoding S1C family serine protease, which produces MAINPNPRSVVAVRATVPEDAFTAGALGTLREGSGVVIRNDGLVLTIGYLITEAEEVWLTAYDGRVIPAHALAYDQESGFGLVQALAPTGLPAVALGDAGKARIGDAVVLADGIGRAVEAKIVTKQEFAGYWEYLLDEAIFIAPAHPSWGGAPLFGADGALLGIGSLRLQMSRAGEVADINMVVPIDLLPPILDDLLTRGQVAKPPRPWLGALSAESDGKVVVMSVTEGGPAAKAGLRQGDVISEVRDGAVDGLADFYRKLWDSGSAGAEIPMRVVRDGRETWLRVKSADRGSFLKKPQLQ; this is translated from the coding sequence ATGGCCATCAATCCCAATCCGCGCTCCGTCGTTGCCGTGCGCGCGACCGTTCCCGAGGATGCCTTCACGGCCGGCGCGCTGGGTACGCTCAGGGAGGGCAGCGGCGTCGTCATTCGCAATGACGGGCTGGTGCTGACCATCGGCTATCTCATCACCGAGGCCGAGGAGGTCTGGCTGACCGCGTATGACGGCCGCGTCATCCCGGCGCACGCGCTGGCCTATGACCAGGAATCCGGTTTCGGCCTGGTCCAGGCGCTGGCGCCGACCGGCCTGCCGGCCGTGGCGCTTGGCGATGCCGGCAAGGCCAGGATCGGCGACGCGGTGGTGCTTGCCGACGGCATCGGCCGGGCGGTCGAAGCCAAGATCGTCACCAAGCAGGAATTCGCCGGCTATTGGGAGTATCTGCTCGACGAGGCGATCTTCATCGCGCCGGCGCATCCGTCCTGGGGCGGTGCGCCGCTGTTCGGTGCCGATGGCGCGCTGCTCGGCATCGGTTCGCTGCGCCTGCAGATGAGCCGCGCCGGCGAGGTCGCCGATATCAACATGGTGGTGCCGATCGACCTGTTGCCGCCGATCCTCGACGATCTCTTGACGCGCGGCCAGGTGGCCAAGCCGCCGCGTCCGTGGCTCGGCGCCCTGTCGGCCGAAAGCGACGGCAAGGTGGTGGTGATGAGCGTGACCGAGGGCGGCCCGGCGGCAAAAGCCGGCCTGCGCCAGGGCGACGTCATCTCCGAGGTCCGCGACGGCGCGGTCGACGGTCTCGCCGATTTCTATCGCAAGCTGTGGGACAGCGGCTCGGCCGGCGCCGAGATCCCGATGCGCGTGGTGCGCGACGGCCGCGAGACCTGGCTGCGCGTCAAATCCGCCGATCGCGGCAGTTTTCTGAAGAAGCCGCAGCTGCAATAG
- the yghU gene encoding glutathione-dependent disulfide-bond oxidoreductase, giving the protein MTDYTPPKVWTWNKANGGTFASINRPIAGPTHDKELPIGKHPLQLYSLATPNGVKVTVMLEELLALGHKGAEYDAWLIRINEGDQFGSGFVEVNPNSKIPALMDRSGATPVRIFESGSILVYLAEKFGEFLPTEQPARAEVLSWLFWQMGSAPYLGGGFGHFYAYAPQKFEYAIDRFAMETKRQLDVLDRRLAETEYLGGKDYTIADMAVWPWYGGLALGRMYNDSGEFLSVQEYKHVQRWAKAIDARPAVKRGRMVNRAFGEPAMQLHERHDASDFDTNTQDKLAAE; this is encoded by the coding sequence ATGACAGACTACACCCCGCCGAAAGTATGGACCTGGAACAAGGCAAATGGCGGCACCTTTGCCAGCATCAACCGTCCGATCGCCGGGCCGACGCATGACAAGGAATTGCCCATCGGCAAGCACCCCTTGCAGCTTTATTCGCTGGCAACGCCGAACGGCGTCAAAGTCACGGTGATGCTGGAGGAACTTCTGGCGCTGGGCCACAAGGGCGCCGAATACGACGCCTGGCTCATCCGGATCAACGAAGGCGACCAGTTCGGCAGCGGCTTCGTCGAGGTCAATCCCAACTCCAAGATCCCGGCCCTGATGGACCGCAGCGGCGCCACCCCGGTGCGCATCTTCGAATCCGGCTCGATCCTGGTCTATCTCGCCGAAAAGTTCGGCGAATTCCTGCCCACCGAGCAGCCGGCGCGCGCGGAAGTCCTGTCCTGGCTGTTCTGGCAGATGGGTTCGGCGCCGTATCTGGGCGGCGGCTTCGGCCATTTCTATGCCTACGCGCCGCAGAAATTCGAATATGCCATCGACCGCTTCGCCATGGAAACCAAGCGGCAGCTCGATGTGCTCGACCGCCGGCTGGCCGAAACTGAATATCTCGGCGGCAAGGACTACACGATCGCCGACATGGCGGTGTGGCCCTGGTATGGCGGGCTGGCGCTCGGGCGCATGTACAATGATTCCGGCGAGTTCCTGTCCGTGCAGGAATACAAGCACGTCCAGCGCTGGGCGAAGGCGATCGACGCCCGCCCGGCGGTCAAGCGCGGCCGCATGGTCAACCGCGCCTTCGGCGAGCCGGCCATGCAGTTGCATGAGCGCCACGACGCCAGCGATTTCGACACGAATACGCAGGACAAGCTCGCCGCCGAATAG
- a CDS encoding MarR family winged helix-turn-helix transcriptional regulator, protein MATSAEVLQTKTTDLLIGALLRVPAQAIQRRLIKELNAAGFDELRLPHMAVLQFPGPDGTRPGTIAERAGMSKQAINQLLSSLEGYGYIVRSDGEGSARVVHATERGHAAFWKMVDILRDIEEEWRTELGPERFDQLKALLFTVWDSPLVR, encoded by the coding sequence ATGGCCACCTCAGCCGAAGTCCTGCAGACCAAGACCACCGACCTTTTGATCGGCGCCCTGCTGCGCGTGCCGGCGCAGGCCATCCAGCGCCGGTTGATCAAGGAGCTCAACGCCGCCGGTTTCGACGAATTGCGCCTGCCGCACATGGCCGTGCTGCAGTTTCCCGGCCCGGACGGCACGCGCCCCGGCACCATCGCCGAACGTGCCGGCATGAGCAAACAGGCGATCAACCAGCTGCTCAGCAGCCTCGAAGGCTACGGCTATATCGTCCGCTCCGACGGCGAAGGCAGCGCGCGCGTGGTTCACGCCACCGAACGCGGCCACGCCGCCTTCTGGAAGATGGTCGACATATTGCGCGACATCGAGGAGGAGTGGCGCACCGAGCTCGGACCGGAGCGCTTCGACCAGCTCAAAGCGCTGCTGTTCACCGTCTGGGACAGCCCACTGGTGCGCTGA
- a CDS encoding SDR family NAD(P)-dependent oxidoreductase → MTTRPNKVALITGANRGIGLETGRQLAKLGFTVLLGVRDLAKGEAAAKGLEGHVEAIALDVAAPDAATTAADEVQRRFGRLDVLINNAAIHYDTGSRALRPDWTVIREAFETNVFGAWRVAAAFAPLLKAGGHGRLVNVSSEGGSLASMGAGAPAYSTSKATLNALTCVLAAELRGSGVLVNAICPGWVATDMGGAGGRPVAQGAAGIVWAATLPDDGPTGGFFRDGKKLPW, encoded by the coding sequence ATGACCACGCGCCCCAACAAAGTCGCGCTCATCACCGGCGCCAATCGCGGCATCGGGCTGGAAACCGGCCGCCAGCTGGCGAAACTTGGTTTCACCGTGCTGCTCGGCGTGCGCGATCTGGCCAAGGGCGAGGCCGCGGCGAAAGGGCTCGAGGGTCACGTCGAGGCCATCGCGCTCGATGTCGCAGCACCCGACGCGGCGACAACGGCAGCCGATGAGGTGCAGCGCCGGTTCGGCCGGCTCGACGTGCTGATCAACAATGCCGCCATCCACTACGACACCGGCTCGCGCGCTTTGCGGCCGGACTGGACGGTTATCCGCGAGGCGTTCGAGACCAATGTCTTCGGCGCCTGGCGGGTGGCGGCCGCCTTTGCGCCGCTGCTGAAGGCCGGCGGCCACGGCAGACTGGTCAATGTGTCGTCCGAAGGTGGTTCGCTGGCCTCGATGGGAGCGGGGGCGCCAGCCTATTCGACATCGAAGGCGACGCTCAATGCGCTGACCTGCGTTTTGGCGGCGGAACTGCGCGGCTCCGGCGTGCTGGTCAATGCCATCTGCCCCGGCTGGGTCGCCACCGACATGGGCGGGGCGGGCGGACGCCCGGTGGCGCAAGGGGCGGCCGGCATCGTCTGGGCCGCCACCTTGCCTGATGACGGCCCGACCGGCGGCTTTTTCCGCGACGGCAAGAAACTGCCGTGGTGA
- a CDS encoding cupin domain-containing protein, with protein MSAMDLQVNPANETIGTKGLSVRFLVSGENSNGSVAAFELMVPGAQRLPAPAHSHDHYEETIYGIDGVLTWTVNGKPIEVGPGEALCIPRGAVHRFDNNGTRDAKALCVITPAAIGPDYFREAFGLLNAAAGGPPDKAAMMEIMRRHGLTPAMPPPA; from the coding sequence ATGTCAGCCATGGATCTTCAGGTCAACCCGGCCAATGAGACCATCGGCACCAAGGGGCTGTCGGTCCGTTTCCTGGTGTCGGGCGAGAATTCGAATGGCAGCGTCGCCGCTTTCGAACTGATGGTGCCGGGAGCGCAGCGCTTGCCCGCGCCGGCGCACAGCCACGATCATTACGAGGAAACGATCTACGGCATTGACGGGGTCCTGACCTGGACCGTGAACGGCAAGCCGATCGAGGTTGGGCCGGGGGAGGCGCTGTGCATCCCACGCGGCGCCGTGCATCGCTTCGACAATAATGGCACAAGGGATGCCAAGGCGCTGTGCGTCATCACGCCGGCGGCAATTGGTCCGGACTATTTCCGCGAGGCCTTCGGCTTGCTCAACGCCGCTGCCGGCGGGCCGCCTGACAAAGCTGCGATGATGGAGATCATGCGCCGCCATGGCCTGACGCCGGCAATGCCACCACCGGCCTGA
- a CDS encoding exopolysaccharide production repressor protein, translating into MSATTIIVAVWTYMATGSFWKALGWTIAVLVVLQVGYFALVIRLIYSRARKAADQGEANAVRPLHRDGGHRG; encoded by the coding sequence ATGTCAGCCACGACCATCATCGTCGCGGTCTGGACTTATATGGCCACCGGTTCTTTCTGGAAGGCGCTGGGCTGGACGATAGCGGTGCTGGTTGTCCTCCAGGTCGGTTACTTCGCGCTCGTCATCCGGCTGATCTACAGTCGCGCGCGCAAAGCCGCAGATCAGGGTGAGGCCAACGCTGTTCGGCCGCTGCATCGCGACGGTGGGCACCGGGGATAG
- a CDS encoding YdeI/OmpD-associated family protein — MAPVKVDPDKVREFPDAASFYAWLGQHHATENEVWIKVHKVGSGLKSITPKEAIDVVLCFGWIDAVRKGLDENSFLQRYTPRGKKSIWSKINIDNVARLVEEGRMTGHGLKQVEAAKADGRWARAYGGSKEMKIPDDLQAAIDAEPAAKAMLEKLSAQNRFSLAFRTHNMKTEAGRKKKIETFVAMLKRGETIYPQGKK, encoded by the coding sequence ATGGCGCCGGTCAAGGTCGATCCCGACAAGGTCCGGGAATTCCCCGACGCTGCGAGTTTTTATGCCTGGCTCGGCCAGCACCACGCCACGGAAAACGAAGTGTGGATCAAGGTGCACAAGGTCGGGTCGGGACTGAAGTCGATCACGCCGAAGGAGGCCATCGATGTGGTGCTGTGCTTCGGCTGGATCGACGCGGTGCGTAAGGGGCTGGACGAGAACAGTTTTCTCCAGCGCTACACGCCGCGCGGCAAGAAGAGCATCTGGAGCAAGATCAACATCGACAATGTCGCGCGGCTGGTGGAGGAGGGCCGCATGACCGGGCATGGGCTGAAACAGGTCGAAGCCGCCAAGGCCGACGGGCGCTGGGCGCGCGCCTATGGCGGCAGCAAGGAGATGAAAATCCCCGACGATTTGCAGGCGGCCATCGATGCCGAGCCGGCGGCGAAGGCGATGCTGGAAAAACTCAGCGCGCAAAACCGCTTCTCGCTCGCCTTCCGCACCCACAACATGAAGACCGAGGCCGGCCGCAAGAAGAAGATCGAGACCTTCGTCGCGATGCTGAAGCGTGGCGAGACGATCTATCCGCAGGGCAAGAAGTAG
- a CDS encoding glutathione S-transferase family protein encodes MLTLHDYLPSQNGWKVRVLLGLLKIPYETHMVSIFEGESHSDAFHELNPAGAVPVLQLENGSAIAESNAILTYLAEGTPLLPADRFRRAKVMQWLFFEQYNVEPVIGSLRFWTLTGRLERNHAMVAGKREAGARTLAALDRSLGKTPFLTGDDLTIADVAIYAYSHRAGDCGFSPADYPAFLAWTGRVRDAIGPGYPVHPYSIDPHSGG; translated from the coding sequence ATGCTCACGCTTCACGATTATCTGCCATCGCAAAATGGCTGGAAAGTCAGGGTCCTGCTCGGCCTTCTGAAGATCCCTTACGAGACCCACATGGTCTCGATCTTCGAGGGCGAGAGCCACAGCGATGCATTTCACGAACTCAACCCCGCAGGCGCGGTCCCCGTGCTCCAGCTCGAAAATGGCAGCGCCATTGCCGAGTCCAATGCGATCCTCACCTATCTCGCCGAAGGAACGCCCCTGCTGCCGGCGGACCGCTTCCGGCGTGCCAAGGTGATGCAGTGGCTGTTCTTCGAACAATACAATGTCGAGCCCGTCATCGGCTCGCTGCGCTTCTGGACCTTGACCGGAAGGCTCGAACGCAACCACGCCATGGTTGCCGGCAAGCGCGAGGCCGGCGCCCGCACGCTGGCCGCCCTGGACCGCAGCCTTGGTAAGACGCCGTTCCTCACCGGAGACGACCTCACCATCGCCGACGTCGCCATCTACGCCTACAGCCACCGCGCCGGCGATTGCGGCTTCTCGCCGGCGGACTATCCCGCATTCCTCGCCTGGACCGGCCGCGTGCGCGACGCCATCGGCCCCGGCTACCCCGTCCACCCCTACAGCATCGACCCGCATTCGGGCGGCTGA
- a CDS encoding NADPH-dependent F420 reductase, whose amino-acid sequence MRVGILGAGMIGGTVGRLWAQAGHEVSFGVRHPERLRSMLSGLGGKATAGSALDAVAGADAVLAAIPFRAWPGVAAEIAAALGDKVLLDATVPDPPRDGAFGDAALARKDGVAFAVALLLPRAKLVRAFSTVMWTTLQSQAHRAGDRVGIPLAGDDDEAIALAARLVGDAGFDPVVVGPLSQGRRFDPGTSVFDSGMSGPQVRAALGVA is encoded by the coding sequence ATGAGAGTTGGAATTCTGGGCGCCGGCATGATCGGCGGCACGGTCGGACGGCTGTGGGCGCAGGCTGGACATGAGGTGAGCTTTGGCGTGCGGCATCCCGAACGGCTGCGTTCGATGCTTTCCGGCCTTGGCGGCAAGGCCACGGCGGGATCGGCCCTCGATGCCGTTGCCGGCGCGGATGCCGTGCTGGCCGCCATCCCGTTTCGGGCCTGGCCCGGTGTCGCGGCCGAGATCGCGGCCGCGCTCGGCGACAAGGTGCTGCTCGACGCCACGGTGCCCGACCCGCCGCGTGACGGCGCCTTCGGCGACGCCGCACTTGCCCGCAAAGACGGCGTGGCTTTCGCGGTCGCCCTGCTGCTGCCGCGCGCGAAACTGGTTCGCGCTTTCAGCACGGTCATGTGGACGACGCTGCAATCGCAGGCACATCGCGCCGGCGACAGGGTCGGCATCCCGCTTGCCGGCGATGACGATGAGGCTATTGCGCTCGCGGCGCGGCTGGTGGGCGATGCCGGCTTCGACCCGGTCGTGGTCGGACCGCTGTCGCAGGGCCGCCGCTTCGATCCCGGCACATCAGTCTTCGACAGCGGCATGAGCGGGCCGCAGGTTCGGGCCGCACTCGGTGTGGCTTGA
- a CDS encoding LysR family transcriptional regulator: MHPRLLKTFLAVARSRNITRAAEAVHLAQSSVSDQIQTLEAELGAALFTRSKSGLELTPAGLALMPIAEELLRLDGEARAAVLAAAGRTSGALTIGALETIAAARLAPWLPGFQAGHPDITVRMKVADSGTLRRLLEDGDIDVAFCFERRDGARGAADGRLARRTIGAEPLVLVAAPGQALAPGGLADLAALRFVATEPGCIYRHMLDTAFAEADMAPPKPAAEVGSIGAIARLVATGAGLGLIPRLAVSGALARGELVELPWPGRMRPAPLTMVWRRRRIQPPALRQLLAAARDTLAPERLETGSEVESADSSKALFPNNSLAKTVAS; this comes from the coding sequence ATGCATCCAAGACTGCTCAAGACCTTTCTCGCGGTGGCGCGCAGCCGCAATATCACGCGTGCCGCCGAGGCGGTGCATCTCGCGCAATCGAGTGTCAGCGACCAGATCCAGACCCTCGAGGCCGAACTGGGCGCTGCCCTGTTCACGCGCTCGAAGTCCGGTCTTGAACTGACGCCGGCAGGACTGGCGCTGATGCCGATCGCAGAAGAGCTGCTGCGGCTCGACGGCGAGGCGCGCGCGGCGGTGCTGGCGGCTGCCGGACGCACCAGCGGGGCGCTGACCATCGGCGCGCTGGAGACGATCGCCGCGGCCCGGCTGGCGCCCTGGCTGCCGGGGTTCCAGGCCGGACATCCAGACATCACCGTGCGGATGAAGGTGGCCGACAGCGGCACGCTGCGGCGCCTGCTGGAGGACGGCGACATCGACGTCGCTTTCTGCTTCGAGCGTCGGGACGGTGCGCGGGGCGCGGCCGACGGACGCCTGGCCAGGCGCACGATAGGGGCCGAACCGCTGGTGCTGGTCGCTGCTCCCGGGCAAGCCCTCGCGCCGGGTGGCCTGGCAGACCTTGCCGCGCTGCGCTTCGTGGCGACGGAGCCCGGATGCATCTACCGGCACATGCTCGACACTGCTTTTGCCGAGGCGGATATGGCTCCGCCCAAACCCGCGGCCGAAGTCGGCAGCATCGGCGCCATTGCCCGGCTGGTGGCGACGGGTGCCGGGCTCGGCCTCATTCCCCGTCTCGCCGTCAGCGGTGCGCTGGCGCGCGGCGAGCTCGTGGAATTGCCGTGGCCCGGTCGAATGCGGCCGGCACCGCTGACGATGGTCTGGCGACGCCGGCGCATCCAGCCGCCGGCGCTCAGGCAATTGCTTGCCGCCGCGCGCGACACGCTGGCGCCGGAACGGCTCGAGACGGGCTCAGAAGTTGAATCGGCTGACAGCTCCAAGGCATTGTTTCCAAACAACTCCCTGGCGAAGACTGTCGCCAGCTAA